The Plectropomus leopardus isolate mb chromosome 15, YSFRI_Pleo_2.0, whole genome shotgun sequence genome has a segment encoding these proteins:
- the LOC121955047 gene encoding uncharacterized protein LOC121955047, which translates to MQTFTGFLLLLVGLNFTLAADEKAYFMAGGKLRLDPRPAPTEPTATILWKFKGNLVAELVDVSAPLDVYDTFKGRTTVDKKTGRLEISSMTAADAGVYTVEINNRVQPGGYDAEMIKAVTEPEVAFKPLSCAPPMDMHRGV; encoded by the coding sequence ATGCAGACGTTTACAGgatttttgctgctgttggtgGGGCTGAATTTCACTCTGGCCGCAGATGAAAAGGCGTATTTCATGGCGGGCGGTAAACTGAGGTTAGACCCGAGGCCTGCTCCGACTGAACCGACCGCCACCATCCTGTGGAAGTTCAAAGGTAACCTGGTGGCTGAGCTGGTGGACGTTTCGGCTCCTTTGGATGTGTACGACACATTTAAAGGCCGCACAACCGTGGACAAAAAAACTGGACGTTTGGAGATCAGCAGCATGACTGCAGCTGACGCTGGGGTGTACACGGTGGAGATCAACAACAGGGTCCAGCCTGGAGGCTACGATGCTGAGATGATCAAAGCGGTCACTGAGCCTGAGGTGGCGTTTAAACCACTGTCATGTGCGCCCCCCATGGACATGCACCGTGGCGTGTGA